ttcagtattaattaattatacaagttaattattcagtgagattaagtgaactgtatgcctagctagaggccgcttcagttcaagtggaattaataatattaatccacggcttactcttgactgaacccgtagggtcacacaaatagtacgtgaacggatcaagtatttaagtgaattaaatactccatttatggatatccggaatcgacggatctcggttccagtgggagctgaaatcgtcaaaaggcaaattattaatactccggaaacgatgatattaccggaaacggaaatatggatcgtataggaaatataaatattatccaagtcgtagatgttgccgaaaacggaaacatggtacgtatcggaaaatattatcggaaatggaaatattgccggaagcggaaatattgtcggaaacggaaatattgccggaatcggaaatattatcggaatcggaaataaattccggaatcggaaatattaaatatttgttcgaaacggaaattaattccggaatcgggaatattgaatattgttcgaatcggaaatgaattcgggaatcggaaaatgaatcggaagcgcgatgtACGAAATAAacgtcggacgagcttgctagacgcaaggccccgcacgaagctaggcccgcgcctagcgatgCCCGCGCAAGCACAGCAGGCGAGCAGTagcccgccaagcaagcaaggcccagccgagcattgaagcaaggccaggcccagcaagcaaggcaaggccagcaggctggcgcgcccttcgtgggctgcgtaCCAgtgctgctgggccgagccaacCCACCGCGCACGGGCAGCACCCCTTGCGGGCTGTTCGTGCGTGTTGTTGTGTTCGTGCATGTTTCGAATCCTTAGGAATTTAGGATTCATCCGATTAGACTATTTTCCtgaaactactagaattagttgttaagctaaacactaaaattaacagatttaatttaagtctaattctaattgaattagataaattgaacCCTAgcaggtttctagttccgataatcctaccctataaataggtgatggaaatcacaatttctatacatcaattcaagtattcatatagttttaagttaaaaactaaaggttaataatttgcctaataattataaacgaataacgtaaaaccttaggctaaattctagttaattcaATTTAAGGCGAATccgaacgtgatgtggactatttatggagggactacacttggagttttaaactttttcttgttcggttcgggagcagctagggaaggcacgcttcgaatgtatgcatcctaaattatgctaattgttatgtggcaattaatttggattcctggcttaatggtttttccgcatgaaatatatgttttatatttgtcataaactAACAGTGGTATTACGAGCTTCTatttaattccataatcaattatagtttatgtttatgccaaatttcgtcaaGGGGCGACCTTTGGCtcgggtcgacactaactaagcaagaatcaaataAAGAGAGACAAGAGAGACAAGAGAGACGCGACACAGGGAAGTGTTgatgcggaaaacccaggaataaggtaaaaaaccgcggatagctatgaggctatcaatccactaagtatcctATCTGATTGTTTATGTATTTTTCTAAAGATCAATGTAACGAAATTAAAGAGTAAATACAACAGTAATATGAATGCTTAATAGCTTGAAAGTATGAGTGCTTGAGTTCACGTCTCCTTCGCTTGTCATCGTCTTCATGCTTTTATAGGATATTTCCAACGGTCTAGTTAGTTGAGAAAATCCCACGAAGATAAGGATTTTCTTATCACACGTTTCTTTAGTCTTCAACCACCTCCGTGTTTCTCGTGCATATCTTGGACTTATTCCGCTAGCATGACGGCGCTGCCTGTCATGGGCCTTAGGTTAACCTATCTTTATCAACTTATTCCTTGAGGACACGTCTCTGTCGCTTGCGTGTTGTCGCCAGTCCTTCGTCGTCTATGCCTCGTCGTACGATGCTACGTCAGACGCGTCTCCCTGGCACGATGTTTACCTGCGACACGACAGAACCTGGTTGACatgacatgatcaaacgttagagcggttatgtcgttagtccaaaaagtgggataacagtttgcccccaattgtgaaTTTGCGGAGTCACACAgagcaaaagaaacaattcaaatttAAAAAGCAAAAACCGTCTTCAACCGTCTAGTTCGTGGGATAAAACCGTTCAGAATTCCAGAGTAATAAATACCAATTCTCGACATGCAATAAAGTTCTTCACACCaagatttttcaaaaaatttccaGATCTGAAagcaggagagagaagagggagaaagTGGAGTTGATTTTCGCACTGAATTTGCCCGATTTCAGGTAAAATTTGCTTTGTTTTCTCGATTATCATGTAGAATTTTGTAAGTAAGATGGGTAGATCTAAGTCGATTGTGGTGAGAGGAAAGGGGGAGTCGGGATCTGCTCGGGTTAAGTCCCTTCACCCGATATACTCTACCGTGGTGGACCCGGCGGCGTTTATTGAACTTGCTGGTTTGCCGCCGTCGGCGGAAGTGAAGATTCCCGGCTCGGACGAGGAAGCCTTTGACTGTCCGGAGGGGTATGTAGTCATGTATGAGTATCCGTTCACAATTGGCTTCAAATTCCCTTTCACTCCTCTAGCTAGGTCTTTTATCGAGGTTTTCCATTTGAGTCCGGGTCAATTGATGCCCCAGATATGGCGGGTTTTCACGGTGGTGCATGGGGTTACTGCAAACTGGCGAGCGCCGTTTGATCTGTCTGACTTGATGTATACTTACGACCTAGCGCTGTAGAAGTGTTGTAGGTATACCCTGGTCACGAAGAAAGGGAAGACGAATTTAGGTGTTGGTTTAGGTGTGAACGACAGGGGTTGGCAGAGTCGTTTTGTCTTCGTAAGCAAAGATTCCCTGGGAGATAAAGGGCGGTTTCTGGTCGAGGGGATGGACGACGGAAGGTAAATGTGTTGTTTTGTCTTTGTTTCTCGTCGTTTTACTGAACGTCGCCttacttggttttgttttgcagttgtcaaggcgtcgtcgttgactgagttgaacgctGATTCTGAGGACAAGTATCAGAACTTTTTGGGTTACTCTGTCGAGGACAGGTCTTTTAGTCGTGATGGAGAGTTTTTAGACGAGCAAGAGGTGAATCAGTCAGGCGACATCGCCGAGGAAGAGGAAGTAGACGAGGAATCAGGTCAACTGACTCGTCGTCGGAAAAGGTTGGATTTGCTCGAAGAGGTAGTGGCAAACTCGTCGTCCACCGAAGGAGAAGTAGGCGATATGGCTGACAACTCAGGCATTTGGTGTTTGTTTATTTTTGgggttatatatattttttttaattttatttttgcttTGGGTAATGTTTGACCTTGGCCTTTTGTACTGGGTGTAGAGCACACTTTGTCGTCTAGGCCTGTGTCGAGGATGTCTCAGAGCGAGATTCAGGAGCGTGCGAGGAAACAACTAAGGTCGTCTTCGACTTCTGGTGGGCAAGTTATGACGGTCGTACCTCGGTTCTCTGCGATAGGTTCGTCGGCTGAGACGCCTGTCGTCATAGGACTCGAAGGTTTTCATCCGATTGCTTCGTCGTCGCCTCCGCAGCCGTTCAAGGCGTCGTCTGCTGCTGTCGACGTTGGTAAAGTGTCTGCTGCGTAGTCCAAGAAGTGTCATGCCGAGAAGAATCCCGTCGAGGATACGGTTATCACTCTGCCCTCAAGCTTCTTGGGCGATGAAGAGACGTCTTTCGCTGATCGTTTGATCCTGCATACGACGTATCGACGATATCACGAGGTGGATCCTCTTCCTGTCGCGTCGGACGCCGCTGAACTTTGCCTGCGGGTGAGTTTTActtaatttttatttctttatGCAAAAAATGTGCGTTATGTCAGTTTGTCGTGTGTAGAATGTACGTTGTGTAAATCTATTTTGGCATTGGTCTTGCGCAGGCGTCGCAGGCTGCCTTGGCTGTGCGCAGGCAATGTTCGTTGTTGTGCGACGAGGTGACGAATGCGAGGCAGCTGGCAGCGACGGCGAAGAAGGCGGCCGTGTCGTGGGAGGCGAAGTGGAAGGCTGCTGAGAAGAAGGTCGTGGACCTCGCTGCGGTGGTTAAGGCCAAGGGTGATCAGTTGAAGAGTAAGGATAAGCAGCTAGCCGACGCGGCTAAGGATTTGAAGAAAAAGAAGGGAGAGTTGACCTCGACGACGGAGGAGTTAGATGGGTTGAGGAGCTTGTACGATGCCATGCAGGAGGAGGCGAAAGATGTCGAGGCCCTCGCTTTATGGAGGACGCGGGCGCAAATGATTTACTCCTGCTTGATTGGGGAGGCCAGCATTTGGCCGTGTCAGAAGGAGGTGGACGACTACCTGGCCAATGGCGGCACCATGGTTGATTTGTTGGTACCCATGGTGGACTCGGAAGAGTTGGCGAAAACGGCCGATACCGCCAATACCGAGGCGATAGAGGTGGACGCTGCTTTGTTGGTGGAGAATGTGCCTGTTTCGGGGCAAGAGGGGGAGGTGTTAGCTGTTGAGCGCGAAGGGGAAGCTTCTGTCGTCGTTCCCCAAGGCGAGGCGTTGGATGTGGCGTCGGTGGAGGTGCCAGTCGTGACCGACGTCGTCGTGCCCCCAGAGCAGGAGTCGGAGCAGGAGATCGTGGCCTCTACTCAAGAAGAAGGGATGCAACAGtttgtagtttgaatttctgTTGGTTTTGTGTTTTATTTATGAATTTCTTTACTCGTTGTCGATGGCGACGACGAGGTGGTTTGGATAACTTGTGTTTTGTTTTCGTATTTTGGATGTTTTTACTCGTCGTCGGTGGCGGCGGCGAGGTGTTTGGATAATATTTGTGTTTGTATTTCGGAGGTCGTGGCCCCATGGGTCGCGCAGTTTGTAATTTGCTATATAAGTgtgttcctttttctttttactcGTACGTTTTCTGTGACTTTTGCGTTGTGTTTCGAAGCTTTTGTCACGCGTCGTGTAGCATGTGTTTTACGAGGAACAAATATTGAAATGGTAGCACTACATGTATGTAAAACAGTACCTGCGTCGGTTGTTCATCGTTTGTCACTTGGGATTCGCTTTCCGTCGTACGTCGTCGATTCTAGTTGATATTCGTCATGTGTTACCATCTGAAAAACAAAACATGGGTTGCTAGGAGGATTCGCCGTTGGggatgccaacggccctccgatgcttaagtcagtaaagGTTCCGAACAAATAAAGCGATAAAAAGTAACGAAGAAAGTAGATACGATGGTACGACAATTGATAAAATTGGCTACGACGGATATTTAAAAGTGATAGAGTTTAAGATGTGTAGCGTTCCAGCTTTGGGGGACCGATTTGCCGTCTTTGGTGACGAGTCtgtatgccccctttccgaCGATTTTATCGATCAAGTACGGTCCTTCCCAAGCTGGTGCGAGTGTACCTGCGTTTAGTTCTTTTGTGTTTTGGAATACTTTGCGCAACACCCAGTCGCCCTCCTTGAACACTTTTATTTTGATGTTCTTGTTGAAGCATTTTGCCACGATCTGTTGCTGCGACGCCATCCTTATCAAAGCTGTTTCTCTGAAGTCTTCTGTGTTGTCGAGATTTTCACTAAGTTCCACGTTGTTCTGCTCTGGTGTCATGAGTCCATATCGTGCACTGGGCAGTGTCACTTCAGGGGGTAGTACTGCTTCGCACCCGTaaacgagtgagaagggagtctgtcccgtcgtcgtcctaggcgtcgtcctattggcccataggatggatGGCATCTCTTCTCCCCATCGTCCCTTCTAGTCGTCCAGCCGCTTTTTTAGCGATGCGATGATTGTTTTGTTGGTGGATTCCGCCTGTCCATTTGCTTGGGGGTATCTTGGCGTCGACGTCTTTAGCTCTATGTTCTACGTCTTGCAGAAAGCCCTAGTCTTATCGCTGATGAATTGGGATCCGTTGTCGCATATGATTTCTGATGGTACTCCGaatctgcatataatgttagtCCATATGAACGAACATACCTCTTTGTCTCTTACTTGTTGGAACGcacctgcttctatccacttagaaaaataatctgTTAGAGCTAGCATGAAGACCTTTTGTTCTGGGGCGACGGGTAGTTTACCGACGATgtccattccccatttcatgaaaggccacggAGTTAAGGTGGGGTGTAAGAATTCAgatggtttatgtgtcatacctgcGTGTCGTTGACATTGGTCGCACTTAGCTACGTACCTCATTGCGTCTTCGAGCATtgttggccaatagtatccgtttcttttgattctggttGACAGGCTTCGTCCTCCTTCATATCCGCCgcattctccttcgtggtattgCTTTTGTAGTCTTTCCCATTCTGTTTTTTCTGCGCATCGCATCAACATTCCGTTCGCAGATCTTTTAAATAATATAccctgcaaaataacatatcgtgacgctttgaaaagtattttcctgGCCTCGAGCTTGTCGTCGGGTAGGGTTTCGTATGTTAGGTAGTCGAGGATGGGCTTGGTCCAGCTATCTGTGTTTGTGGCTGATAGGACGAGGCTGGCATCTTGTGGTATGTCTTTTTCAATAGCGGGTGACAATAGGTGTACTAGAGGTATGGTCGAGAATGGTGATtttctgagtgcggatcctaGATTGGCAAGGGCGTCGCCTTGTGTGTTCAAGTCTCGTGGCACTTGTTTAATGGAGAGGGGTTTA
This Spinacia oleracea cultivar Varoflay chromosome 6, BTI_SOV_V1, whole genome shotgun sequence DNA region includes the following protein-coding sequences:
- the LOC130463321 gene encoding uncharacterized protein, which codes for MALGSFDIKYQPRTAVKSQALADFVADFCPDLEKIADDEVKLINNVEEVWTLFVDGSSNFRGAGLGVVLKSPQGDMIAHAICCDFKATNNEAEYEALISGLTLAEELGASGLNIFSDSQLIVNQINGDYEAKDLKMTLYLEKAKKLASKFKPLSIKQVPRDLNTQGDALANLGSALRKSPFSTIPLVHLLSPAIEKDIPQDASLVLSATNTDSWTKPILDYLTYETLPDDKLEARKILFKASRYVILQGILFKRSANGMLMRCAEKTEWERLQKQYHEGECGGYEGGRSLSTRIKRNGYYWPTMLEDAMRYVAKCDQCQRHAGMTHKPSEFLHPTLTPWPFMKWGMDIVGKLPVAPEQKVFMLALTDYFSKWIEAGAFQQVRDKEVCSFIWTNIICRFGVPSEIICDNGSQFISDKTRAFCKT